CACCGGCGACGGCCCGACGGCGATCGAACGGTTCGCCGAGGAGGTCATGCCGGCCCTGCGGGACGCGGTGGCCGCCGAGCGCGGGCGGCGCGGCACCACCGCCGTCGACGCCGTCCGCCCGGCGCGCGCTGTCGCGCTGCGCCGGGCGGGGATCGCCTACGACGAGATCCCCGCCTCCCTGCGGGCGACCGCCGTCGAGCCCGGGGACACCGGCTACGCCGCGGTCCGGTCGACGTACATGCGCGGCGGCGCCCCGGGCCTGGTGCTGCGCCCCCGCACCGTCGACGAGGTCCGCGACGCCCTCGCCTTCGCCCGGCGGCACCCCGACCTGCCGCTCGGCATCCGCAGCGGCGGCCACGGCATCAGCGGCCGCAGCACGAACGACGGCGGCCTCGTCATCGACCTCAAGGCGCTCAACGCCATCGAGGTGCTCGACGAGGGAGCCCGCCGCGTTCGGATCGGCCCCGGCGCCCGCTGGATGGATGTCGCCGCCGCGCTGCAGCCGTACGGCCTTGCCCTGTCCAGCGGCGACTACGGCGGCGTCGGCGTCGGCGGCCTCGCTACGGCGGGCGGCGTGGGGTTCCTCGGCCGGCAGCACGGTCTCACCATCGACCACCTCGTCGCGGCCGACGTCCTGCTCGCCGACGGGACCCTCGTGCGCGCCTCCGCCGACGAGAACGCGGACCTCTTCTGGGCCGTGCGCGGCGCCGGGGCCAACGTCGGCATCGTCGTGTCGTTCGAGTTCGTGGCGGACCGGGTCGGCGAGGTCGGCTGGGCGCAGCTGGCCCTCCAGGTGGACGACGTCGCCGCCTTCCTCGAGGCGTACGGCCGCACGACCGAGGCGGCCCCGCGTGACACCACGCTCTTCCTCATCATGAGCGCCCGGCCCGGGCAGCCGGCCGTGGCCCAGCTGTACGGCGTCGTCGACTCCGCCGACCCGGACACGATCATCGAGCGGCTGCAGCCGTTCGCCGACCTCGGCCCGCTGGTCGGGCAGCAGGTGCAGCTGGCGTCGTACGCCGCGGTGATGGCGAACGCGTCCGACGTCGCCCACGACGGGCAGGGCGAGCCGCTGTTCCGGTCCGGGCTCGTCGAGCACCTCGACCGGGCCACGGCGCGCGCCGCGGCCGCGCTGGTCACCTCCGGCTCGGCGCCCTGGTTCCAGATCCGGCCCGTCGGGGGAGCGGTGAACGACGTCGCCCCGGACGCGACGGCGTACGCGCACCGGTCGGCGAACTTCTCCATCACCTCGATCGGCCGGTCCGCCCGCTTCGACGCGCTGTGGGAGGGGCTCGCCGAGCACTTCGACGGCCTCTACCTCAGCTTCGAGAGCCGGGTCGGCAGCCAGCATGTCGAGCAGGCGTTCCCGCCGGACACGCTCGCGCGCCTGCGCGAGATCAAGCGACGGGTCGACCCGGACAACGTCTTCCGCGACAACTTCGGGATCGGCGCGAGCGAGGTGCCGGCGGCGACGCGCTAGTCGCAGGAACAGGCATCGGGCGACGTCACACAGGTGCCGTGAGGCTGGCGGGATCTGCCCGTCACCCTCGCGGCGTTGGGGGGCTTCGGCGCTCCGCCCGGCGCTGCGCAGCCTCGTGGGCCTGCCGCAGGAGGCGGGCGGCCAGCGCGTGCGTGCTCGCCGCTGGGTTGACGATCGACACCCACCCCTGGGCGCGGTACACCGGGTGAGGGAGAACCCTGTCGGCGGCGGCGTAGTCCCAGGAGGCCACCGCGGTCCGCGGGTGCTCACCTGTGAGCTCGGCGAACGCCTCCGTGCCGACGCGAATGTTCAGCCGCCAACGGCCGGGATGGTCCAGGTCGCTCATGGTGTCGCCGGGATAGTTCTTCGTGACGATGGTGGCGTAGGGCTGTTCGCGCGCTGGCACCTCGCCGTCGGGGGCGTAGTAGAAGAAGTGGTCGCCCCAGGCGATCTCGGGGGATGCGCTGCCCTCGGTGGGGGCAAGTTCGAGTAGCCCGTCGAACGCTCGGATTGTCTGAAGAAGTCGCTCCATACTCATGGTTCAAGCGTGTACTTGACGTGCTTGTGGAGGGTTCGGATGGGGCGAGCATGTGGCGAGGTGCCACCGATGAACACCGCTGGGGTCGCGGCAGCGTCGGGATACTCCGTACAGCAGGTGCGTGACCTGGAGGCTCTGGCCGTGATCCCCGCCGCAGCCCGGTCACGCAACGGGTACCGGCAGTTCTCCGCAGACCATGTACGCGGCCTTCGCGCCTACCGCGACCTCGCCTACGCGGTGGGTCCCGTCGAGGCTCGACGGGCGATGCAAGGGATTCGCCTCCAGCCACCCGACCAAGCGGCGGCGCTCATCTGCCAGTTCCATGCCAGGCTCAATGACGAGCGCGAGCAAGCACTGACAGCACAGCGTGCGCTGCGGGCCATCGGCACCGAGGCGACGACGGACGCGCCGGACGTCGAAGGCGACTTCATGACCATCACCGAGCTGTCGCGGGCCCTCGGAGTCCGGGCGTCCACACTCCGCTTCTGGGAGAAGGTCGGTCTGGTGGCGCCCGAGCGTGTGGCAACACGAGCAGGGACTGCGCGGCGCTACGCCGTCCCTGCGATCCGGGAAGCACGCATCACGGCAGGCCTGCGTGCCGGTGGTTACCGCGTCCCGGACGTACAGAAGGCGATCACCGCTGTCCGCGCCCTCAATGACGTGAGCGACTCGCTCGCCGCCCTCGACACTCGACTGCAGGCCATCGGCCGACGTGCACTTGCCCTGCTGCGCGCGGGAACGCTGTTGGCCGAGATCATCGAAGGTGCTCGTCAGCCCCAGGGATCCTGACAGCCGGGCGGATCGACCGCCTCATCAGCGGCCTGCCCGCACGTCCTGGTCCGCGCCGCGGCCGAGCGCCCGCTCCCGCCCGAGCGCGTGTGTGCTCACGCAGAGACCGGGCAATTCTGCACGATCACGCGAAGGGTGGCGGCGTGGCCGGTCGTCATGCCTGGTCGGACGTCTGCCGGAGCGCGTCCACGGCGGCGTACTCCGCCTCGTAGCACGCGGGGTCGACACCGGAGGACACGGCCTCACCCGGCACGGTGTAGTGATGCCGCCCGTCCACCGAGTCCACGATGCTCAGCTCGAAACCGCCCGCGCTCAGGCACTCCCGGTACCGCGCGAACGACGCGTCGTACTCCTCGGCCGTCACCTCGCCGTCGCTGATCTCCGCGGCCTGCGCCGGCGACATTGCCGCGCGGCTGGCGTCCGTCGCCGGATCGTCCGGCTGCGCGACGGTCGGGGGCGCCGACGTGGCCGAGCGGCCGGCGCCCGTCGCGGGCTGCTGCTCCGGCGCGGTGGAGGCCGTGCACCCGGCGAGCAGCACCGCGAGGGCGAGCGCCCCGCCCCGCCGTCGCCACGCCGACTTGACCGCATCCGCGGCGTCGGGCCGCGGCCCCTGGGCTCCTGTGTCCGCGCTACGCATCGGTACGCCTCCGCCCTCAGTCGTCATCGGCTGGTGATCTTGACCGTACTGGCTGCGCCGCAGGGAAGTGCGGAAACGTTCCCGGCATTTCTGCACGATCACGAGCGGGGATCGGCGCGACGGCTGGCGCCAAGCGGCCCCGCGCCCCTCGCAACGTGCTGGGAATGGCCCATCAGTGAGTCCAATCCCTGCACGGTGAACTTGTGCGGCTAGAGGAGCGAGCCGAGGAGCCGGGCGGCCACGTCCCGGGCCGTGACGACGCGGGTGTCACCGCACGCCTCCTGCACGGCGTCGCGCATAGCGGCGGTGTAGCCGATGCAGTCCATGACCAGCAGGTCGCACGCGCCGCCGACCATGGCCCCCGCCGCAGCGACCGTCACGGGGTCGTCGGTGTACGGGCTCGCCGCGCCGACCGCGGTCGGGCGGACACCCATCGAGGCCTCCCAGTGCGCGTAGGCCTCGGTCACCTGCTCCGGCAGCGGGCTGAGGATGCCGAGCCGGCGGGTGGGGAACCCGCTGAGGAGGCCGCGGACGCCGTCGTGCGCGAGGCGCTCCGCGGTGAAGAGCGGCCGGGTGTGCGCGACCTGCCTGAACTCCCCGGTGCAGACGAGGAAGGTGGCGTCCGCGCCGTCGGCCTCCCCGCGGGCCACCGCCCGCCCGACCAGGGCGACGGTGTCGTCGTGCCGGACGACGGCGGACGTGCCGTCGCGCAACCGCGAGGTGAGGACGCGTTCGCCCGGCTGCGGGGCCAGCGCGGCGATCGCCGCACGGTCGAGGCCGTCGAGGGCGCCGTGCTCGACAATCTCGGTCCCCGGGGGAAGGACGTCGCGGATCTCGGGCGTGAGGTCGACGCGGGGCGACTGTCCGATCGTGACGACGGCGAGCTTCACGGTCGTCCTCCTGTCGTGATGTCCGGGCCCACCCCGCTGTCGTGATCATGCAGAAGTGCCCGGCGTCTCTGCATGATCACGAACGAGGGGGAGGGGGGCGAGGGGGGAGAGGGGGGGTGCGGGGGGATGAGGGGGTGCTGGTCGGGTGCGGGGGTGCGGATGGGGTGCGGCTGCGGGTGGGTGCGGGCTGGGGGGTCAGACGTGGGGGTGGGCGTCGCGGGCTCAGGCCCGCAGGCGGGTGAGGAGCCGGTCGAGGAGATGGCGCCCGTCGGCGCGGATGCCGTCGTGCTGGTACTCGTTCGTCACGAGCGGCCGCAGGCCGCGGATGGCCTGGGCGGTGGCGAGCGAGAGCTCACGGGGGACGAACAAGTCGTCGTGGTAGATCGCCGCCGCGACCGGCACGGTGTTCTCCGCGAGCACCTCGGGGTCGTACAGCGCGGGGAAGTCCGCGCGCGCGGCGAGGATCTCGGCCGCCTCGCGCACCGGGACCAGCGCCGGGTCCTCGGTGAACTGCCAGGGAAAGATGTGCTCGCCGGTGAGGAGCGGCTGCTCGAGGTCCGCCGAGAACTCCGGCAGCGACTCGCGCACCCGCTGGGCGGCCCACGCCGTCGCCCCGCCGGAGGCGGGCCCCTGGGCGTAGATCGTCTCGTGGAGGACGCCGTAGAGCGGGTTCGCGGCGAACGAGACGACGCCCCCGACCTCCCGGAGGAAGCGCTCCCGCAGCCGCTTCTCGCCGCCGACGGTGACGAACGGCGCCTCGAGGAGGTAGTGCACCCCCTCGAACCCGGTGGACGAGCCGAGCTGGATGCCGACCTGGAGGAAGCGCTGCACCGACAGCCGCTCGCCGGTGGGCAGGAGCTCCTCCGTGCCGCGCAGGTGGGCGACGACCTCCCGCAGGGTCGCCGCGTCCACCGGGTGACGGGCGAAGAACTCCGCGTTGCGCCGGGCGGTCTGGGCGAACGTCAGCCGGTAGACGTCGTCGGCCGGGCCGGTCAGGGCCGGCAGCCCCGCGGTGATGAGCACCTCGCGCAGGCGGTGCGGCGCCCGGGAGAGGTAGGTCGTCGCGACGAACCCGCCGTAGGACTGGCCGAGCACGCTCCAGCGGTCCTCGCCGAGCGCCTCGCGGAGCAGCTCGGCGTCCGCGACGATGGCGTCGGCCCGGAAGTGCGCGAGGTACGCCGCCTGGGCGGCGCCGTCGCCCACGTCGGCGAGCGTCTGCCGGTCGGCCGGCGTCGAGCGCCCGGTGCCCCGCTGGTCGAGGAGCACCACGCGGTACTCCTCGAGCGCCCGGTCGAGCCAGCCGCCGACGGAGTCCGGGCGGTTGGCGCGGTTGCCGGGGCCGCCCTGGAACCACACGAGCCGCGGCCGCTGCGCCCCGCCGTCGCGCACGAGCTCGCGGGCGAACAGCTCGATGGTCCCCGGCGTGGCACCGGCGTGGTCGAGGGGGACGGCGAGGACGTGCTCGTGGACGTCGTGCCCGTCGATCCGGTAGGTCGCGGTCTCCATGAGGGCAGCCTCTCAGTACCCGTCCACGCCGAGGCGCTGGCAGATGGCGACGAGCCGGGGGTGGACGTAACGCCCGTCCTCCTCGATCGCGACGCCGTCGACGTAGATCGACGGGGCGACGTTCGAGCCGTCGGAGTGGGCGGGCGCGACCCACGGCTCCCCGCCGATCCAGGCCCCCTTGGTGCCGATGCCGAACTCCACGCAGCCGAAGACGCGCTCGTCCTCGACGATCCGGCCCGTCGACCGCGTGACGCCGGGGTTGAACCCGAGCGACCAGTGGGCCACGCGGTACATGTTCGGGTCGTCCTGGGCGGCGAGCCAGGAGCGGTAGACCGCGGCGTCGCGGCCCTCGCCGGCGACGTCGGTGACGACGCCGTCCTGCACCGTGAGGGTGATGGGGTTGGCGATGAGGCCGTTCTCGTCCGGGGGCCAGACGGCGCCGTCGAAGACGATGGTGCCGTTCTGGGTCTCCTCGAGCGGGTTCCAGGAGATCTGGCCGGCGAGCATGACGGACATGCCGGGCTTGTCGGCGGGGATGCCGCGCACGTGGATGGGCCGGTCGCCGGTGCGGCCGGTGATGTCGGTGCCGTTGCGGGAGGTGATCCGGATCTCCTCGCCCGCGCTGAGCAGCTCGACGAGCGCGTCGCCCAGCTCGCGCACCCCGGCGTAGTCGACCTTGGCGACCGTGTCGACGAGCATCTGGACGTCCAGCCCGGTGAGGCAGGTGTACCGGGTGCCCCGCTCCATCGCCGCGCGGAAGGCGTTGGAGTGCATGATGTAGCCGAGCTGGAGCTCGATCCACACGTCGGCGCCGAGCGCGGCGCCGGCCACCGGGGCCGGGGGCTCGACGGCGGACTGCCAGCGGGTCTCGTACCGGACGATGACGGGGTGGGCGCCGACGGCCATCGCCGCCCCGCCGAGCAGCTCGGCCACGCGCATGTCGGACGAGGTGTCCGTGGTGATGAGGACGTTCTCGCCCTCCTTCACGCACATGATCTCCTCGATGAGCTTGCGGGCTCCGACGAACGCCTCGAACGCCAGGTACTCGTTGCGGGACTCGACGCGGTTGGTGACCTCCATGAGGGGTCCTCTCTGCTGGGGTGTGCTCGGCGGGGCCGGGGATCTGCGTGGCGGGGCCGGGGGGGTGCTGGCGGGGCCGGCGCCGGCGGCGGGAAGAGCGGTCGGCGCCGGCGCCGGGGGCGGGAAGCGGGCGGGGCTAGGTGCGGACGATCTTGCCGATGGAGGCGATGGCGTCCCCGGCGATGAGGCCCGCGCCGACGAGCGCGAGCTCCTCCTCGGCCTTGGCGCCCTTGACCCGTCGGACGATGATCCGGATCGCCAGCGCGGCGAAGATGAGCCAGCACGCGTACGGCTGGGTGAGGAGCATGCCGGTGGCGAGCATGATGCCCATCTGCCGGCTCGACCCGCCGAGCGCCTGGATGAGGGCGCCGGGGATGGCCCACAGGAGCAGGTTCATCACGGCGTCGGGGTTCGTCAGGCCC
The sequence above is a segment of the Georgenia faecalis genome. Coding sequences within it:
- a CDS encoding LLM class flavin-dependent oxidoreductase, yielding MDYGHTLRFGTFIIPTAAQPQAPVQLAQLSERLGYDVVTFQDHPYQPAFLDTWTLLSYAAASTERIHLAPNVLNLPLRPAPVTARAAASLDLLSGGRLDLGLGAGGFWDAIEAMGGRRLTGGQAVEALSEAIDLIRGIWNPGDRGVLRGGEYYPVDGAKRGPAPAHDIPIWIGAYKPRMLALTGRKADGWLPSLPYLEPGALRDGNHRIDDAAADAGRDPAEIRRLLNISGTEPLDQLTAMALEDGIGTFIITGDGPTAIERFAEEVMPALRDAVAAERGRRGTTAVDAVRPARAVALRRAGIAYDEIPASLRATAVEPGDTGYAAVRSTYMRGGAPGLVLRPRTVDEVRDALAFARRHPDLPLGIRSGGHGISGRSTNDGGLVIDLKALNAIEVLDEGARRVRIGPGARWMDVAAALQPYGLALSSGDYGGVGVGGLATAGGVGFLGRQHGLTIDHLVAADVLLADGTLVRASADENADLFWAVRGAGANVGIVVSFEFVADRVGEVGWAQLALQVDDVAAFLEAYGRTTEAAPRDTTLFLIMSARPGQPAVAQLYGVVDSADPDTIIERLQPFADLGPLVGQQVQLASYAAVMANASDVAHDGQGEPLFRSGLVEHLDRATARAAAALVTSGSAPWFQIRPVGGAVNDVAPDATAYAHRSANFSITSIGRSARFDALWEGLAEHFDGLYLSFESRVGSQHVEQAFPPDTLARLREIKRRVDPDNVFRDNFGIGASEVPAATR
- a CDS encoding DUF6194 family protein → MSMERLLQTIRAFDGLLELAPTEGSASPEIAWGDHFFYYAPDGEVPAREQPYATIVTKNYPGDTMSDLDHPGRWRLNIRVGTEAFAELTGEHPRTAVASWDYAAADRVLPHPVYRAQGWVSIVNPAASTHALAARLLRQAHEAAQRRAERRSPPTPRG
- a CDS encoding MerR family transcriptional regulator, whose amino-acid sequence is MNTAGVAAASGYSVQQVRDLEALAVIPAAARSRNGYRQFSADHVRGLRAYRDLAYAVGPVEARRAMQGIRLQPPDQAAALICQFHARLNDEREQALTAQRALRAIGTEATTDAPDVEGDFMTITELSRALGVRASTLRFWEKVGLVAPERVATRAGTARRYAVPAIREARITAGLRAGGYRVPDVQKAITAVRALNDVSDSLAALDTRLQAIGRRALALLRAGTLLAEIIEGARQPQGS
- a CDS encoding AroM family protein; translated protein: MKLAVVTIGQSPRVDLTPEIRDVLPPGTEIVEHGALDGLDRAAIAALAPQPGERVLTSRLRDGTSAVVRHDDTVALVGRAVARGEADGADATFLVCTGEFRQVAHTRPLFTAERLAHDGVRGLLSGFPTRRLGILSPLPEQVTEAYAHWEASMGVRPTAVGAASPYTDDPVTVAAAGAMVGGACDLLVMDCIGYTAAMRDAVQEACGDTRVVTARDVAARLLGSLL
- a CDS encoding alpha/beta fold hydrolase; translated protein: METATYRIDGHDVHEHVLAVPLDHAGATPGTIELFARELVRDGGAQRPRLVWFQGGPGNRANRPDSVGGWLDRALEEYRVVLLDQRGTGRSTPADRQTLADVGDGAAQAAYLAHFRADAIVADAELLREALGEDRWSVLGQSYGGFVATTYLSRAPHRLREVLITAGLPALTGPADDVYRLTFAQTARRNAEFFARHPVDAATLREVVAHLRGTEELLPTGERLSVQRFLQVGIQLGSSTGFEGVHYLLEAPFVTVGGEKRLRERFLREVGGVVSFAANPLYGVLHETIYAQGPASGGATAWAAQRVRESLPEFSADLEQPLLTGEHIFPWQFTEDPALVPVREAAEILAARADFPALYDPEVLAENTVPVAAAIYHDDLFVPRELSLATAQAIRGLRPLVTNEYQHDGIRADGRHLLDRLLTRLRA